TCTTCGCCACGGAGACCCTCGCCCTCGGGATCAACATGCCCGCGCGCACGGTCGTGCTGGAGCGGTTGGTCAAGTTCAACGGCGAGTCGCACGTGGATCTGACCCCGGGGGAGTACACGCAGCTCACCGGTAGGGCGGGACGTCGCGGCATCGACGTGGAGGGCCACGCCGTGGTCGTGTGGCAGCCGGGAATGGATCCCAAGCAGGTCGCCGGGCTCGCCTCGACGCGCACCTATCCGCTGCACTCCTCCTTCCGCCCCGGCTACAACATGGCGGTCAACCTCGTCGGGCGGGTCGGCTCCGACGCGGCTCGGGAACTGCTGGAGCAGTCCTTCGCGCAGTTCCAGGCCGACCGTTCGGTGGTCGGCGAGTCCCGTCGGGTGGAGCGCAACACCGAGGCGCTCGAGGGCTACGCCGAGGCGCTGCACTGCGATCAGGGCGATTTCGCCGAGTACTTCGAGCTGCGCAGGCGCATCTCCGAGCGGGAGAAGGAGCTGGCGAAGCAGAACAAGGCGGCCAAACGGGCCGAGGCCGCCAAGTCCCTGGAGAAGCTCCGCAAGGGTGACGTGATCGTGATCCCGTCGGGGCGGCGTTCCGGGCTGGCCGTGGTGATCGATCCAGGCCTGGATCCGATGGAGGAGCCGCGTCCGCTGGTCGTCACCGAGGACCGCTGGGCCGGACGGGTGTCGGTGGCCGACTTCACCAACCCGGTCGAGGCCCAGGACCGGATCAAGCTGCCCAAGTACGTCGACGTCCGTTCGCCGAAGTCGCGGCGCAACCTGGCGAACACGCTGCGCGAGACCGGGGTGAGCACCGGTGGGGGCAAGCGCAGGAAGAGCAAGGGTGCGGACACGAACAGCGACCAGGAGCTGGCGAGCCTGCGACGGGCCATGCGTTCGCACCCCTGCCACGGCTGCGCCGAGCGGGAGAGCCACGCCAGGTGGGCCGAGCGCCACGAGAAGCTGCGCAGGGAGACCGAGCAGATCAGGAACAGGGTGGCGGCCAAGACGAACTCCCTCGTGCGGTCCTTCGACCGGATCACGGCGTTGCTGGAGGAGCGGCACTACCTGGACCCGCATCACCCGGAGGACCCGGTCACCGAGTTCGGCAAGCGCCTGTCCAGGATCTACAGCGAGTCGGACCTGCTGGTGGCCGAGTGCCTGCGGGTGGGCAAGTGGCGGGCCCTCGAACCCGCCCAGCTGGCGGCGGTGGTCTCCTCGCTGGTCTACGAGGCGCGGGGCGACTCCCCCGCGGTCCCGGAGGTGCCCCCCGGTGCCGTGGCGGACGCGTTGTCGGCCACCTGGGAGCTGTGGGCCGAGCTGGAGGACGACGAGCGCAGGCACAAGCTGGATCGCACCCGCGAGCCGGATCCGGGGTTCGCCTGGCCGGTCTACCGCTGGGCCAGGGGTGACTCGCTGGAGAAGGTGCTGACAGCTTCGGCCACGGCCGGGCACGAGCTGCCCGCCGGTGACTTCGTGCGCTGGTGCCGCCAGGTGATCGACCTGCTGGACCAGATCCGCGAGGTCGTGGGCCGCGAGGATCCGGTCGGCTCGGCCGCGAACAAGGCGCTCAGCGGGATCCGGCGCGGGGTGGTCGCGGCCGGATCCGTCTGACGCCCTGCCCACCTGCCGTCCGGTCCGCGGGCTGTGGTTGGATCGGATCTCGATGTCGGCCGAGTTAGCACGATCGAGTTTCCTCCGGAGGGGTGAATGAGTGAGCCTCGTGGCACGCCTCCACCCCCGGGGTCGGAACGGCTGCAGGACCGGGCGGCTCCACCCAGGGAGCAGTGGCCGGGGGAACCGCACCGTCCGTACGGAGCTGCGGCCGGCTCCGCGGGGCCGGATACCTTCGGCCCCGCCTCCGGCGGTTCCGGGGCGTGGTCGGCCGGGGAGTTCGCGGAATCGGCTTCAGGGGCCGCGGAGCCGTCCGGCGCGCACGCGGCTTCCTCCGGTCGAGGCAGCAGGCGCTGGCCGTGGTTC
The sequence above is a segment of the Actinopolyspora saharensis genome. Coding sequences within it:
- a CDS encoding DEAD/DEAH box helicase → MADSRTETTETGTAPVDPARARTDEHRARGAHPRLNAFTMDVSFELDAFQRTACQALEDGHGVLVCAPTGAGKTVVGEFAVNLALAGGHKCFYTTPIKALSNQKYADFCERYGSASVGLLTGDTSINGNAQVVVMTTEVLRNMLYAGSSTLDALGYVVMDEVHYLADRFRGAVWEEVILHLPEHVQLASLSATVSNAEEFGEWLVEVRGDTTVVVDEHRPVPLWQHMLVGSSMFDLFGGETESRELKINPELLRHTRELGRSRGVPGKVRRGSDGKKRVQHRGNRFLQPSRVDVLNQLEDAELLPAIVFIFSRAGCDAAVSQCVRAGLRLTTDDEVSEIREVIEEYTSTLPESDLEVLGYWEWREALERGVAAHHAGLLPAFKETVEELFVRGLVKAVFATETLALGINMPARTVVLERLVKFNGESHVDLTPGEYTQLTGRAGRRGIDVEGHAVVVWQPGMDPKQVAGLASTRTYPLHSSFRPGYNMAVNLVGRVGSDAARELLEQSFAQFQADRSVVGESRRVERNTEALEGYAEALHCDQGDFAEYFELRRRISEREKELAKQNKAAKRAEAAKSLEKLRKGDVIVIPSGRRSGLAVVIDPGLDPMEEPRPLVVTEDRWAGRVSVADFTNPVEAQDRIKLPKYVDVRSPKSRRNLANTLRETGVSTGGGKRRKSKGADTNSDQELASLRRAMRSHPCHGCAERESHARWAERHEKLRRETEQIRNRVAAKTNSLVRSFDRITALLEERHYLDPHHPEDPVTEFGKRLSRIYSESDLLVAECLRVGKWRALEPAQLAAVVSSLVYEARGDSPAVPEVPPGAVADALSATWELWAELEDDERRHKLDRTREPDPGFAWPVYRWARGDSLEKVLTASATAGHELPAGDFVRWCRQVIDLLDQIREVVGREDPVGSAANKALSGIRRGVVAAGSV